One Desulfovibrio sp. X2 genomic region harbors:
- a CDS encoding glycogen/starch/alpha-glucan phosphorylase produces MAASNDKGDKGGKGGRNRKGGTTGAGRAAQAKAAAKPSAGKTRAEDPGKARLAREKRIVDELCYTPSAPESEKIAADIKRHIATTLGNDFERPSAYTCSQGLSFAVRDRLVDQWIATQREFYEMDTKRVYYLSLEFLPGRFLESNILSLGIEDDVKTALEDTGFDLEELIEQEAEPGLGNGGLGRLASCFLDSMATRKIPGYGYGISYAYGIFRQDIEDGRQVERADNWLHYGSPWGFQRAKHLYSVHFYGHVREYVDHEGCTRYHWIDTQRIRAMAFDVMIPGYKNGFTTNMRLWVAKAAKAFDLQFFNSGDYVGALENKIQSENVSMVLYPDDREEAGKELRLKQQYFFVSATMQDIVRRFRKEGATWDHLPEQVAVQLNETHPSIAIPELMRMLLDGEHLTWEQAWSICVRTFAYTNHTVLPEALEKWPVEIMERLLPRHMQIIYEINRRFLQEVAMRYTGDTDRLRRMSLIEEGPEKQVRMSHLAIVGSHRVNGVAELHSEIIRHTIFRDFHDMYPERFTNVTNGITPRRFLLQCNPRLASLATREVGDGWVTDLDKLRGLEPLSGDAAFCEEWMAIRKANKERLARTVKELCGVETDPASLFDVQVKRIHEYKRQILNCLHLVTLYARLLDDPNASVTPRTVLFAGKAAPGYAMAKLIIRLICSVAEAVNAAPACKGRLRACFLPDYSVSLAQRIIPACDLSEQIATAGMEASGTGNMKFALNGALTIGTFDGANVEILEEVGAENFFLFGLRVDEVQQRRAGGYDPAALAASSPELSRALDLIRSGHFTPSEPDLFAPIVDSLLAGGDYFMVLADYADYMRAQHEAAAAFADPRGWAARSILNTARMGKFSSDRAIRQYAEDIWGVKPLP; encoded by the coding sequence ATGGCGGCATCGAACGACAAGGGCGACAAGGGCGGCAAGGGCGGCAGGAACCGCAAGGGCGGGACCACGGGGGCGGGACGCGCGGCGCAGGCGAAGGCCGCGGCCAAGCCGTCCGCGGGCAAGACTCGCGCGGAGGACCCGGGCAAGGCCAGACTCGCCAGGGAAAAACGCATCGTGGACGAGCTCTGCTACACGCCGAGCGCGCCCGAGAGCGAGAAGATCGCCGCGGACATCAAGCGCCACATCGCCACCACGCTGGGCAACGATTTCGAGCGGCCCAGCGCCTATACCTGTTCCCAGGGGCTGTCCTTCGCCGTGCGCGACCGCCTGGTGGACCAGTGGATCGCGACGCAACGCGAATTCTACGAGATGGACACCAAGCGGGTCTACTACCTCTCCCTGGAGTTCCTTCCCGGCCGCTTCCTGGAGAGCAACATCCTGAGCCTGGGCATCGAGGACGACGTCAAGACGGCGCTCGAGGACACGGGCTTCGACCTCGAGGAGCTCATCGAGCAGGAGGCGGAGCCGGGCCTGGGCAACGGCGGCCTCGGCCGCCTGGCCTCGTGCTTCCTGGACTCCATGGCCACCCGGAAGATCCCGGGCTACGGCTACGGCATCTCCTACGCCTACGGCATCTTCCGCCAGGACATCGAGGACGGGCGCCAGGTGGAGCGGGCCGACAACTGGCTGCACTACGGCAGCCCGTGGGGCTTTCAGCGCGCCAAGCACCTCTACTCCGTGCACTTCTACGGCCACGTGCGCGAGTACGTGGACCACGAGGGCTGCACCCGCTACCACTGGATCGACACGCAGCGCATCCGGGCCATGGCCTTCGACGTCATGATCCCGGGCTACAAGAACGGCTTCACCACCAACATGCGGCTGTGGGTGGCCAAGGCGGCCAAGGCCTTCGACCTGCAGTTCTTCAACTCCGGCGACTACGTGGGCGCGCTGGAGAACAAGATCCAGTCCGAGAACGTCTCCATGGTCCTCTACCCGGACGACCGCGAGGAGGCGGGCAAGGAGCTTCGGCTCAAGCAGCAGTATTTCTTCGTCTCCGCAACCATGCAGGACATCGTGCGCCGCTTCCGCAAGGAAGGCGCCACCTGGGACCACCTGCCCGAGCAGGTGGCCGTGCAGCTGAACGAGACCCACCCCTCCATCGCCATCCCCGAGCTCATGCGCATGCTGCTCGACGGCGAGCACCTCACCTGGGAGCAGGCCTGGTCCATCTGCGTGCGCACCTTCGCCTACACCAACCACACCGTGCTGCCCGAGGCGCTGGAGAAGTGGCCCGTGGAGATCATGGAGCGCCTCCTTCCCCGGCACATGCAGATCATCTACGAGATCAACCGCCGCTTCCTCCAGGAGGTGGCCATGCGCTACACGGGCGACACGGACCGCCTGCGCCGCATGTCGCTCATCGAGGAGGGTCCGGAGAAGCAGGTGCGCATGTCGCACCTGGCCATCGTGGGCAGCCACCGCGTGAACGGCGTGGCCGAGCTCCACTCGGAGATCATCCGCCACACCATCTTCCGCGACTTCCACGACATGTATCCCGAGCGCTTCACCAACGTGACCAACGGCATCACCCCGCGCCGCTTCCTGCTGCAGTGCAACCCGCGGCTGGCCTCCCTGGCCACGCGCGAGGTCGGGGACGGCTGGGTCACGGACCTCGACAAGCTCCGGGGGCTCGAGCCGCTGTCCGGGGACGCGGCCTTCTGCGAGGAGTGGATGGCCATCCGCAAGGCCAACAAGGAGCGCCTGGCCAGGACCGTGAAGGAGCTGTGCGGCGTGGAGACCGACCCCGCGAGCCTCTTCGACGTGCAGGTCAAGCGCATCCACGAGTACAAGCGCCAGATCCTGAACTGCCTGCACCTGGTGACGCTCTACGCCCGGCTGCTGGACGACCCGAACGCGAGCGTGACCCCGCGCACCGTGCTCTTCGCGGGCAAGGCCGCGCCGGGCTACGCCATGGCCAAGCTGATCATCCGCCTGATCTGCTCCGTGGCCGAGGCCGTGAACGCCGCCCCGGCCTGCAAGGGCAGGCTGCGCGCCTGCTTCCTGCCGGACTACTCCGTGTCGCTCGCGCAGCGCATCATCCCCGCCTGCGACCTCTCGGAGCAGATCGCCACCGCGGGCATGGAGGCCTCGGGCACGGGCAACATGAAGTTCGCCCTGAACGGTGCCCTGACCATCGGCACCTTCGACGGCGCCAACGTCGAGATCCTGGAGGAGGTGGGCGCGGAGAACTTCTTCCTCTTCGGCCTGCGCGTGGACGAGGTGCAGCAGCGGCGCGCGGGCGGCTACGACCCGGCCGCCCTGGCCGCCTCCTCGCCCGAACTCTCCCGCGCGCTCGACCTCATCCGCTCCGGCCACTTCACGCCGAGCGAGCCGGACCTCTTCGCGCCCATCGTGGACTCGCTCCTTGCCGGCGGCGACTACTTCATGGTGCTCGCGGACTACGCCGACTACATGCGCGCCCAGCACGAGGCCGCCGCGGCCTTCGCCGACCCGCGCGGCTGGGCCGCCCGCTCCATCCTGAACACCGCGCGCATGGGCAAGTTCTCCTCGGACAGGGCCATCCGGCAATACGCCGAGGACATCTGGGGGGTGAAGCCGCTGCCCTAG